The nucleotide sequence ACTGCGCTCTCGTGATGCCGCCCCAGAGCAGGGTCGACGCGGTCCGGCCGAACTGGCCGAAGAACGCGCGACCGGTTTCCCCGCCGCCGGGCGGTGACACGTTCAGCTCGAGGTCGGCGAAGCCGCGCGTCGTCTTGGTGCCGACATAGGCGGCGTTGACCGACATGTCGAACGGAATCCGCCGCTCGAACGCGACGTTCCACGACTGGATGTAGCCGCGCCGCACGTTGTCCTGATCGGGAGTCCGCATGGTCGTCGCCGCCGGCAGCGGGATGCGTCCTTCGCCCGGCGCCGGACCCGTGAACTCGGGAATGCCGGACTGCAGGGTGCCGTATGGCTGCCAGCTGTTGAGACTGACGTAGGTGTTGGCGATGGTGGCCGGATAGAACCCGCGCAGCGGCCGCGCGAACGGCAGCGGATTGTAGGTGAGGCCGTAGCCGCCGCGCGCGACGGTCTGGCGATTGATGCGCCAGGCGACGCCGACGCGCGGCGCGAAGTCCGTCTTGCTGGTCTCGAGGCCGACGTTGCGCGGCACGTCGCCGACGCCGCCCAGCAGCACGTTCATGGTGCGGACGTCGAGGACTTCGACGCCGCGTCCGTTGGCGCGCTGCACCATGGGGAAGTATTCGTAGCGCAGGCCGAGATCGAGCGTCACGTCGCGGTACTGCCAGCGATCGCCGAAGTAGAACCCGTACCGCCACTCGCGCGTCGTCATCGTCTCCCACTGATAGCTCTTCTGCACCTGCGACGTCAGTCCGAGCAGGAACGCGGCGTACTGGTTGTAGAAGTTCGGCGTCTGGCCGCCGCGCAGCCCGGCGAGGTTGCCGCTGAAGTCGAGGCGGCCGCGGGGACCGACGCCCACTTCCGGCTGCCAGTGATTCAGCGCCTGCCGATCGACGGCGGCGCCCCACCGCAGCGTGTGGGCGCCGGAAAGCTTCGAGAAATTGGCGGTGGCGGAATACGACGGATCGAAGCGCGTATACGGGTTCCAGCTGTCGGTCGATCCCTGCGCGCTCATGCCATTGCCCCACACCGGCATGCCGCTCTGGCGGATGTCGGGACCGTTCGTGCCCGGCACGCCGAGCTCGAGCCCGTAGTTGGTGCCGTAGTCGGGGCCGTGTCCTCCCTGGTCGAGCAGCGAGTAGCCGATCGTCGTGTCGATCACGAGCGATCGCGTCGGCGTGAACGTCTGGCCGATCGTGCCGACCCAGGTCTTCGTCTTGCCGAGCCCGCCGCCCTCGAACGACAGCTTCTGCAGGTTGCTGACGGTGGCGTCCATCAGGCCGATCTTTCCCCACACCAGGTGGCCCGGGGCGCGGTTCCAGTTGATCTTCACGTCGTACTGGTTGCGCTTGAAGGTCGAGACGAACTCCTTGAAAAAGTTGCTGGACGTGCCGGGCCGGTTCGGCAGCGGATAAAAGGCGTTGATCTTCTGCGCGATCGCATTGATGCGGTCCGCCGGGATGACGTTGCCGGGAAACGCCGTCCGGCCGCGGCCGTCGATGTCGCCGGTCAGCGGGTCGTAGATCAACTGCAGCGAGCCATTGGTATTCAACGCCTCGGTGAAGTCGCCGCGGCGCATCTTCTCCGTCGGCACGGTGTAGATCGACTCTCCCTCGGTGTTCCGGTACTGCCCTTCGAACGCGGCGAAGTAGAACAGCTTGTTCCGGACGATCGGCCCGCCCAGCGTGCCGCCGTCGATGTGGTGATTGGTCGGCGACTTGGGCGTCCCGGCGCGCCGCGCGAAATACGACTGCGCGCGGAACCGCTGATCGGTGTAGTAGCCGAAGCCGACGCCGCGCAGCTGGTTGGTGCCCGACTTGGTGATCACCGTGACGGCCGCGCCGCCGGCCAGCCCCTGCTCCGCGGAGAAACTGCCGGTGCTGACGTTGACCTCGGCGATCGTTTCCGCCGGCGCCACCGACAGCGTGTGGTGGGGCAGCCACGTGTTCTGGTTGGTCGCGCCGTCGACGCGCGTGCTGTTGGCGTTGGGGTTGGTGCCGTTGATGGTGGTCTGCAGCGAGCGCGCCGGCGTGTCGATCTCCGCATTCTGGAAATCCGACGGCGTCGATCCGGGCACCAGGTCCAGCAGGCTCTGATAATTGCGGAACTCCGGCAGCGGCAGGTCCATGACTTCCCGGGCGCTGAACTGCGAGCCGGTATCGGCCTTGTCGGTCTTCAACAGCGCCGATTCCGACTGCACGGTGACCACCTCGGAGAGCGTGCCGACCTGCAGCCTGGCGTCGACG is from Vicinamibacterales bacterium and encodes:
- a CDS encoding TonB-dependent receptor, translated to MGRSRLRLWCVAAFLGVWLGAAGSAAAQEIYGSVLGTIQDTSGARIPGATVAMTNRDTNLVLTTVTNETGAFTFSNVLPGTYDVKVTLQGFKEFAQQGVPVTAGAISRVDARLQVGTLSEVVTVQSESALLKTDKADTGSQFSAREVMDLPLPEFRNYQSLLDLVPGSTPSDFQNAEIDTPARSLQTTINGTNPNANSTRVDGATNQNTWLPHHTLSVAPAETIAEVNVSTGSFSAEQGLAGGAAVTVITKSGTNQLRGVGFGYYTDQRFRAQSYFARRAGTPKSPTNHHIDGGTLGGPIVRNKLFYFAAFEGQYRNTEGESIYTVPTEKMRRGDFTEALNTNGSLQLIYDPLTGDIDGRGRTAFPGNVIPADRINAIAQKINAFYPLPNRPGTSSNFFKEFVSTFKRNQYDVKINWNRAPGHLVWGKIGLMDATVSNLQKLSFEGGGLGKTKTWVGTIGQTFTPTRSLVIDTTIGYSLLDQGGHGPDYGTNYGLELGVPGTNGPDIRQSGMPVWGNGMSAQGSTDSWNPYTRFDPSYSATANFSKLSGAHTLRWGAAVDRQALNHWQPEVGVGPRGRLDFSGNLAGLRGGQTPNFYNQYAAFLLGLTSQVQKSYQWETMTTREWRYGFYFGDRWQYRDVTLDLGLRYEYFPMVQRANGRGVEVLDVRTMNVLLGGVGDVPRNVGLETSKTDFAPRVGVAWRINRQTVARGGYGLTYNPLPFARPLRGFYPATIANTYVSLNSWQPYGTLQSGIPEFTGPAPGEGRIPLPAATTMRTPDQDNVRRGYIQSWNVAFERRIPFDMSVNAAYVGTKTTRGFADLELNVSPPGGGETGRAFFGQFGRTASTLLWGGITRAQYHSLQLQLTRPFKKGLLLRGAYTLGKTMNMADQDGWVGVLYNSPEVFERNYAPAGFDRRHSFTLAYAYQLPFGHLDGNGTLLNEVIKGWQVNGSFAAYTGTPFTVTASNTALDQRGNQQTADLIGELRRVGNGVDEPYYDTSAFANVTERRYGNTGRNQFYGPGYWTYNMSLFRTFSLQGRARLQVKLEGFALGNNPRWGQPNNSVTSGSFMRITGTHASSARNARVGLRLEF